CCGCGCCGATCCCTGGACCCGCATGTCCTATACCGGTGCCAACCAGCCCGTCGCTCCCATTGATGATCCTTACCAAATGTTCTCCAAGCTGTATGGTCAGATGAAGGACAAGGACAGCCTCGTCAGCATTCTCGATGACGTCAGCGCCGACCTCAAACGCGTCTCTGCCAAACTCAGCGAGCGCGACCGGGCCATGCTCGACGAGCACCTGACCCTCGTCCGCAACCTCGAGAAGGAACTGCAAACCCCAGTCGACCAAAACCTCAGCCATCCGATGCCCGATCTCGATCCCGGCATCGAACTGGTTAATGACAACACCCCCGAGATCAGCCACATGCAGATCGATCTCCTCGTCAACGCCCTCTCCAACGACATGACCCGTGTCGCCACGCTGCAATACATGCGCAGTGTTGGCCAGGCCCAGATGCGCTGGCTCGGCGTGGAAGAAGGACACCACGGCCTCTCCCACGATCCCGACGACAACAAGGACTCCTACGACAAGCTGATGAAGATCAATACCTGGTTCGCCGGTGAAGTCGCTTATTTGGCCAAACGTCTCAGCGAAACCAAAGAACCGACCGGCGAAGGTTCCATGCTCGACAACACCCTCATTGTCTGGACCAACGAACTCGGCAAAGGCAACAGCCACACCCTGGAGAACATCCCTATCGTCATGATCGGCGGTGGCGCCGGATTCAAAATGGGCCGCGCCCTCGACCTCGGCCAGACCCCGCACAACCGCCTCTGGCTCACCCTTGCCCACGCCATGGGTCACCGCGATCTGAAAACCTTCGGCAAGGTCGAACTCAACGAAGGCGGCATTCTCCCCCTCGCCTAATCGACAACCTCCATCTCAAAGACCAATCACGGCTCCTTTAATCGGGAGCCGTTTTTCATGTATTCATCAAAATCCTTGTGGGTCATCATCAATCCAAACACATGCACCTTCTCCATACCCAGCGATCTAATCTCCTGATATTTGTGCAAATACAAAGCCTGACTCAGCCTTTGAATACTCCCCGGCCTCTCCATCAAAACGTTAAACTCAATATCATCACCCCCGGATACTCGAAGTCTCAGCCCAAGTAATCCATCCCCAGACGCCCGGTGCACCTGCTGCACCACAAAAATAAATCCCTCCGGCACCTGGTAGCCACGGCTGATCTCCACCGTCTTCGGAACAATGTCCGCCTGCACCTGTGTGACTGTCAGACAAATCGAAAACAGTAAACCAAATAGAATCGCGGATTTCATAACGATCGAGTCAACATCCTTCAAGTAGGCTTGGCAATAGACAAACGGCGAATGGCCGGCCCATCCCGGGCCTTTCATCCATCCAACAAGGCTCGGGACGAGCCTTCTACTTTTTTCATTCCTGCTGGCAAAAAAGCGGGATCGGGTATAAAGGACTTCCCCCGTCGTCAAGGCGGGCATGCAATCGCATGGAATAGAATCCCAATCTCATGGAAGCACCCGAGCAAACCGAATCCGAACTGCTGCAAAACCGCCGCGAGAAGTTGAACGCGTTGCAGGCCCAAGGCGTGAATGCCTTTGGCGGTCGTTACGACATCACCCATCAGCCCGGTGCCCTGCGAAAGGATTTTGCCGTGGAGCTCGAAGTCAAGGTGGCCGGTCGCATGACGGCACGACGCATCATGGGCAAGGCCGCGTTTTTCGATCTGTCGGATTTCACCGGTCGCATCCAGGTTTACGTGAACAAGAAAGAGATCGGCGATGAAGCCTTCGCGCAATTGACCGAGTTGCTCGACATTGGCGACTGGGTGGGCGTTGAAGGCAAAACGTTCTTCACCAAAACCGAAGAACCCTCCGTCCACGCTTCGTCGTTGACCGTGCTCGGAAAATCGCTGCGCCCCCTCCCCGACAAGTGGCACGGCGTGACCGATCGCGAAATCAAATATCGTCAGCGCTATTTGGATTTGATCAGCAACGAAAAGAGCCGCGAATTGTTCGTGACGCGCAGTCTGATGGTGGCGGAGATCCGTCGCTTTTTGCAGGAGCGCGGCTTTCTCGAAGTGGAAACGCCGATGATGCAGGACGTGCCAGGCGGAGCCGCCGCCCGGCCGTTTGAAACGGACTTCCATGCGTTGAACCAGAAAATGTATCTGCGCATCGCTCCAGAGTTGTTCCTGAAACGTCTTTTGGTGGGCGGCTTCACCAAAGTGTTTGAGCTGAACCGTAACTTCCGCAACGAAGGACTCAGTCGTCGCCACAATCCCGAGTTCACCATGCTGGAAGCCTATTGGGCGTTCAGCGACTTTGAACAAATGGCGGATATGGTCGAGACCCTGGTCTGCCATCTGGCCGAGAAGTTCTGTGGTGGATTGATCATTGAACACAAAGATGATGAAGGCGAAGTAACGCGCACCATCGATCTCACGCGTCCATGGAAACGCGCCCCGTTCAAGGATCTCGTGCGTGGTGTGGCCGGTGACGACTGGTTCGATAAAACCACCGAACAGAAAAAGCTTCACGCCCGTGAGATCGGCGTCGAAGTGAGCGAACACATGGCGGACCACGAAGTCTCGCAACAGGTGTTTGAAAAGCTGATTGAAGAGAAGAGTTTTAATCCGGTCTTCGTCACCCATGTGCCGAAAGAGCTGGTGCCGCTGGCGAAGGAAAATGCCGTGGATGGGACAGTGGTCGATGTCTATGAGCTAATCATCAACGGCCAGGAAATCTCACCGGGTTACAGCGAGTTGAACGATCCCATCGTGCAACGCGAGCGGCTTGAGCATCAGGCCGGGGAGGAGACCCAAAAGCTGGATGAAGAGTTTTTGTTGGCGCTCGACTACGGCATGCCTCCCGCAGGTGGCATCGGCATCGGCATCGACCGTCTGGTGATGATGCTGACCGGCGCCGAAAGCATCCGCGACGTCATCCTGTTCCCGCAGTTGAAGAAGAAGTAGTTGGGAGCATACGGATCGCTTCGCGGCTACGCAGCTTGCGTGTCGTTCTGCGCGTCTCGCGTAGAACCCGAGCGTTTGTGTGCGACTCTGACGGTTGAAGCGTGCAATTTTTGTGCGCTTGAATGGCTATCTGGTTCCCGGCAAGATGCCGAGAACGACACGCGACCACGTAGGCTCCCCTCCCCCGCCTCTAACTTTGAGCCAGGGGACTCTTGCGCATGTTCAGCGCTTTCCTCACCAGCCACACGGTCCAGAACGGAATGTTAACGGCATAGATCCACATCATGGATTCGTGCTGTTGGAAACTGAGGCGCATGGTCAGCGTGATGATGAAATGCATGCCGATCACAAACAAGCCGGTCCAAAACGACCAGGCACGCCCGAAGAGCAAAGCGATAGCACCAAGCTCGGCAATGAGGCCGGGGGTGTAACACATCATGCTGAACCAGGGGTTGTGAATGGCGAAGTCGTTGAGTTTGTCCGCCAGGTTGGGAGGATTGGAGACCAGCGCGTTATGAAAATGCTGCATCTTGATCTTCTCAAATTGCAGGGGCATGTATTGCGAGTTCCAGATCCATTTGCCTTCGCTGATGATGAGTTTGGTGAGCCCGCACAAAACATAGTTGGCCGCAATGACCTGAAGGGTGACGCGGGTGGTGAAGCTGTGCAGCAGGCTGGGACCGACGGCAAAGTTGGTCAGCCGCCTTGGATTGCCGATCACCCACACCCACGAAGCCAGCGCCTGGGCCAACAGCAGCAGGGTCATCATTTGGTAATAATGACTGAACGAGCCAAGCGAGTTTTGCAGGGTGCAGGGAATCAGGTAACAAACAAACAGCGCGGTTGAAGCGACAGGGAAGGCAAAACCGCTCACGTAAAGAAAGCAGGCGGCGATCATGGTGAGCCGGATGGCGCTGTAGGCATCGGGTTGAAGCGCCCAGGTAAGGTCGACCCATCTGGCGATGCCGTTCGGAAACGTGAGTGGTTCATCCGCATGCGGGAGTCGACCCAAAGCAGGGAACCGGGTGTAGAGCAGCCAGGCGAATCCGATCCGCATGCAAAGCGTTTCCCACCAGGCGAAGTGGATGTGCGGCACGATGTTGAACCGAGATGGAGCGGGTGTGGAGGAATCAATTTCAGTTTTCATTCGTTGCCCTCCTCTTGATTTTCGTCATCGGCACTCGGTGGAGGTGGCGGGGGCGGAAGGGAACCTTCAGGAGCATGGGGCATGTTGGAAAGATCGATGAGGGCACCTTCAAAACGATCGCGGCGGATCTCATTGTTCTCGCCGTAGGAGAGCACCACCCGGACCAGACGCATTTTGCCGTAGTCGGTCTGCAATGATTTGGTGAGCCGCTGGGCGAGTCGTTCCGTCATCAGGACGGCTGCGTTTGCGACGGACTGCTGCTCAAACACCGGGCGCATGGCGCGGGTCTGGTCGGTCTTTCGCAATTCGGCATATTCGCGTTTGCGCTCGCTGTTGAACTGACGTTTGAGGCGCGCGGAGGTTTCGCGGAAGAGAAAGGCGGGAATGGGATCGCCCTTCTGATCCTCAAAATACACGTAGTCGACGTTCTGGGCGAAGTCGCCATACATCGGCCAGTGGGAGAAAGGAAAATTCTCCTTGGCTAAATGGCCGATGATCATGCTGAACACGAACCATGGCCAGTATTTTAACAAATAGAGCACCCCGTCGACGGGACGCTTGATCCATGGAGATTGGAGGGTGGCTTGAAGGGCGGACAATGCGAGGGTGGTTGGGTGAAAGTGCGGTTGACAAAATGAGGCGCAGGCTGGGCGAAAGGCAAATGCGGCGTGAGTTAATTGTGAACGAATTGTAGCGGGGTCAACCCTAATTTAAATGAGGGCAGATTCCAGTTGCGAGGCGGACGGGCTGGTTTTTTGTGCGTATTCCCTCTCTCACATGTTTCGCTTCCCCAATTCATTTTTTTACGCTGTCGGTTTGATGGTGGTCGCGATGTTGACCTCCTGCGACGGGGACACGAAACCGAAGCAGGAGAAAGGGCAAGAGCCACCGGTGGAGGAACTGTATGGCGGAGTCGCCAAGGTGGAGGCGGTGCGCATCGCTGCCTCCAAAGGCCGCACAGCGGAGGACATCGCTCCGTATGATGAAGCGTTGGCGTGGCATGAGTATGACGTGAAAAAGGTGTTGGGTGGCAAGCTCGAAGGACAGCGCATCCGGGTCGCTCACTGGTCGGTGGTGCGGGGAAAAACCATTCTTCAGGACACGACCATCGGCCAGCAGGTGGAGATGACCATCAAACCTTTCGATGAAAAGGTGGGAAGCGTCGAGGATGTCGCGGTGGATGATGAGCTGGACATTCTTGCTGAAGAACCCCCAAGATATCTCGACCTCAAGGTGGTGGCGGAAGGCGGGCAGACGCCGGAAGCTCTGCGATATGACTACGGAGGGCATTTTTCCAATCAGATGCAGCTCTACTGGAAGCTGCGCCCGCAATTGCGGCTGGTGGTTTTGGGCAATTCCCACGCTTCGCGCGGCATCATCACCAGCGAAATGCTGGATGACAAAAACAAAACGTTTCCTGAAGCACTCAACATGGCGGCGGGAGGCGCCGATGGATATTTGCAGTGCCTGATCGCCAAAGAATACGTCACTCCCCTGCCGAAATTGGAGACGATCGTCTGGATGGTGAGCGCCCGGACCTTCAACAAAGCCCGCCGCTCGAACCACCGGAATGAGATTTTTCAGGCCAGTCCGGCCTATGACTATGATCGCAAACACTGGCAGGAACTTTGGCCTGCCCCGGAAAATCCGGCCGGCGTCAAGGTCAACGAATTGGAGGAACTGAAGTTGGTCGGCGCCGACGTGTGGGGTTGGACCGGGCATGACCGCATGGCGCGCAACCCGGGCACGCTGGAAGAACAGGAGCCCGCCCTGCGCAAAGCCCTGACCCCGGTGCGGTATGAGTTTGATGAGGTGTTGTGGGAGCAGTTCGCGCAGATCTTGAAGGGCTTCACGGACAAGGGCGTGCGGGTATTTTTGGTGGTGTCCCCCATTCACCCCTTAAGCCAGGACACCCCGGCGGCCGATCCAGATGGCAGTTCCCGCGAAGGATTGAAGAACACCGTGTCGAGACTGGAAGACCTGGAAAAGGGCAATCCGATGATCTGGTTTCACGATACCAACCGTCGTGGCGCGCATCATTTTACCCACGAGCAGTTTTATGATGCGGACCACCTCAACAAGGTGGGGGCGACCCAGTTCACGGCTTGGATGAAAGACTGGATTCAGCGGGTGGAAAAACTCGGGCCGAGGCCGCCGGTCACTCCCGCTCAATCTCCCTGAGGCAGTTCGGTATTGGAGATCCCCTGGGTGCCGGGGTGAAAGAGATTGTTGGAAAAACGCAATCCGCGCGGGGTGTTTTCTCCGCCCGCGATGATGACGGTGTATTGGTATCGCGGTTTGCCGATGGCATGAACCAGATTGCCCTGGATGATGACGTCGGTAAGCGGTGGATCATCGGGCTGCTGACCGGTGTCGAACTTGAACGGTGAACGCTCCTCGCCCCAGATCCAGCTCGCGTCGCCGTGCCCAAAATCGGAGATGATGTTGTTCGCGATGATGGACCCGCCATCGAAATTCCCGGCGTTGGAACCTGCTCCGGGCATCAAGCCGATGGCCCAGAGACTGTTGCGGGTGAATTGATTGCCGGTGATCAGCACATTGCGGGAGCCGTGCATGGCCTTCATGCCGATAAACGCGTTGGTGACGACGTTGTTGGACACGATGACATGATCGCTATGCAGGTCAATTCCCTGAGCGGCATTCTCCACATGATTGCCGATGATGCGGGTGAAATCACTGCTGGTCGGCGAGGTCACAATGATCGCCGATCCCTGCTGCCAGGCATCGGTGTATTCCGCATCCCAGGTTTGCTGATTTGTCACTCCCCCCTTCACCGCGTTCTTCTTCACGAACTTTCCGAGTTGGTGTTTCTCCTTGATCTCCGGAGTCGGAACAAGGTGATCTTCGATCACGCGATTGCCTTCGATCAGGGTTCCGACGCTGTATTCCACACTGATGCCGGTGCCATCGGTGCAGTTGAAAGCGTAACCCCAATCCTTGCTCCCAGTGCGATCATCGATGGACAGCCTCATGTAGTTGCGCACCAGACAACGACTGATCCGGCTGTCGTTGCATTCGCGCAGCTTGATGGCGGAAGAGCGCGTTTGATTGTCGATGATCCGCAAATTCTCCAGCACCAGACCTTTGCATTGAATGGCGACAATGGCCTCGTGATCCGTCACGGCCTGGTCCTTGGAACGTGCCAGGGTGAGATCGCGGATTTCAACGTCTTCGCTGTTGCGGATCTCGATGATGGGTTGATCAGCGCGTTGCTGAATGATGCGGCCCGGACCGTAGAGGCCTGAACGGGTGCCACGGATGACGATTTTTTCGGTGATGATGTGATCGCCAGCGGGAACGAAAAGTCTTTTCTCGGGATTCGCATTCAGCGCTTCCTGGATGTTCGGATAGGTGGCCACCGACTGTTCGTTTTCAGCAAAGACCAGGGTGCCGATGCCAAGCACGAGCACGACGAATCCAGATTGCAGCCTGCGGATTGTGGGATGGCGCGACATCATTGGCAGTGAAACGACTCCTGCCGGTCACCTCTTGCCTGATAATCAAAGATCGGATCGTCAGCTCCGGGTGGGTCGTTTGAGGAATTCACCACGCGTCGGATTGCCGACGAACTTGCCATTTTTCACCGCGACCTGACCACGCACGGTGACAGTGTCGGATCGGCCATGAAGCGGCCAGCCTTCAAAAGCGCTGTAGTCGACGTTCATGTGCTGGGTTTTGGCGGAGATGGTGCCGGAATGGTTGGGATCAAAGATGACAAGATCAGCGTCGGCTCCGGGTTGGATGCAACCTTTCCTCGGAAAGAGTCCGAAAAGTTTGGCGATGTTGGTGCTGGCGATGGCGACCATGGTGTGGAGGTCGATGCGACCCGATTTAACGCCGTGGGTGTAGAGAAGATGGATGCGTTCTTCGAGGGAAGGAATGCCGTTGGGGATTTTCGTGAAGTCGTTCTCGCCCATGTGTTTTTGATCGGCAAAATCGAAGGGCGCGTGGTCGGTGGCGACGGATTGAATGAGTCCGTCGCGCAGACCGTTCCAGAGGATGTCCTGGTTGGTTTTGTCGCGAAGCGGCGGCGACATGACGTATTTCGCGCCTTCGAAGTCGGGGAGTTCCGCGTAGGTTTTGTCGAGGACAAGGTATTGGATGAGGGTTTCGACGGAGACCTTCACACCACGCTGCCGGGCAGCGATGGCATTGGCCAGGGCTTCTTTGCAACTGAGGTGGACAATGTAGGTTTCGGCTCCGGTGAGTTCGGCGAAGGTCAGGAGGTGGTGAACCCCTTCGGCTTCGACGATCGGCGGACGGCTTTCGTGGTGCTGGCCGGGATCGGTGAGTCCGGCGGCGAGGAGCTCCTTGCAGCGCTCGGTAACGAGGGTTTCGTTCTCGCAATGGGCGGTGACGATGACGCCGAGTTCGGCGGCAAGCTTAAGGGTGCGGTAAAGTTCGGTGTCGTCGATGCCAAAAGCACCTTTGTAGGCCAGAAAGATTTTGAACGAACTGATGCCTGCAGCGACGATTTCGCGCAGTTGGGCTTCGGTTTGGTCTTCGAATTTGGTGACGCCCATGTGAAAAGTGAAGTCGCAGGCGGAACGTCCTTCGGCCTGCGCGAGCCAGGTGTGGAACCCTTCGAGGGTGTCATCGCTGCGGGCGGGACAGGCCATTTCGATGAGGGTGGTGGTGCCACCGAGCAGAGCCGCCTGGCTGGCGGTTTCGTAGGTGTCCTTGGCGTAGGTGCCCATGAAGGGCAGGTAGATATGAACGTGTGGATCGATGAAACCGGGGAAGATGTATTTGCCGGTGGCGTCGATGACTTCAGTGCCTGGCGGTGCCTCGATGTTGCGGTCGATTCGCGTGACGGTGTCACCTTCGCAGTAGATGTCGGCGATGTAACGGGAGTCGGCGGTGATGATTTCGCCATTTTTGATGAGGAGAGACATGGAGCGGATGGAAAAGAAAGGTTTAAAGTCAGAGGGGCAGATTTCGTGCCGTCCAAGGGTTGAGTCGATTCACCGTGATCAAAATGAAATGGTTGCACAAGATGGGGTCAAGAACACTGTGAGTTTGCCCGTTCAGCGGGCGTTTTTTTATGATGCGGTTTTCTCAAAAATTTTCCAAGTGGGTTTTCGTGATTTTGTCAGCGGGCATGGGTTCGTTGGGTGCAGCGGAGATTGTGCTGTCTGTCGATGGAGACATCAAAACACCGGAGGCAGCGAGAGACGCGGCGCGGGCGGCGACGAAGCCGGTGAAGGTGATCGTGCAGGGCGGACGCTATGAAATGACCGGTCCCTTGGTATTGGGTGCGGATGATTCTGGAGTGACCTGGGAGGCGGCAGCAGATGCAAAGCCGGTGTTCTCAGGGGGGAAGAAGATCGGTGGATGGACCAAGGTGGAGGGCACGGAAAATCTGTGGAAAACGGAGGTGCCTGAAGTGCGCGATGGAAAATGGTATTTCCAGCAGTTGTGGGTGAATGACCAGCGGGCCACCCGGGCGCGCACGCCGAATGCGGGGAAGGGATTTTTGCACATGCGGTCCCAGGCTTCTTCGGAGATTTTTCCAGCGGAAAAGCCGGGGGATGAGAAGTGGGATCTGGCGCTGAAGTATTCAAGT
The Phragmitibacter flavus genome window above contains:
- a CDS encoding right-handed parallel beta-helix repeat-containing protein produces the protein MSRHPTIRRLQSGFVVLVLGIGTLVFAENEQSVATYPNIQEALNANPEKRLFVPAGDHIITEKIVIRGTRSGLYGPGRIIQQRADQPIIEIRNSEDVEIRDLTLARSKDQAVTDHEAIVAIQCKGLVLENLRIIDNQTRSSAIKLRECNDSRISRCLVRNYMRLSIDDRTGSKDWGYAFNCTDGTGISVEYSVGTLIEGNRVIEDHLVPTPEIKEKHQLGKFVKKNAVKGGVTNQQTWDAEYTDAWQQGSAIIVTSPTSSDFTRIIGNHVENAAQGIDLHSDHVIVSNNVVTNAFIGMKAMHGSRNVLITGNQFTRNSLWAIGLMPGAGSNAGNFDGGSIIANNIISDFGHGDASWIWGEERSPFKFDTGQQPDDPPLTDVIIQGNLVHAIGKPRYQYTVIIAGGENTPRGLRFSNNLFHPGTQGISNTELPQGD
- a CDS encoding DUF1552 domain-containing protein; translated protein: MSKSLNRRQFLRDLGVSAAAFPFLAGLPSLTGAPLPQRRQRLIIVFSPNGTLPNDFWPNQFGENFDLKPILKPLEAYKNKMLLLKGIHNKIRGDGDQHMRGMSCLLTASELMPGNIQGGSDNPAGWASSISIDQEIKNYLQGRPDTKTRFGSIEFGVAVPNRADPWTRMSYTGANQPVAPIDDPYQMFSKLYGQMKDKDSLVSILDDVSADLKRVSAKLSERDRAMLDEHLTLVRNLEKELQTPVDQNLSHPMPDLDPGIELVNDNTPEISHMQIDLLVNALSNDMTRVATLQYMRSVGQAQMRWLGVEEGHHGLSHDPDDNKDSYDKLMKINTWFAGEVAYLAKRLSETKEPTGEGSMLDNTLIVWTNELGKGNSHTLENIPIVMIGGGAGFKMGRALDLGQTPHNRLWLTLAHAMGHRDLKTFGKVELNEGGILPLA
- the hydA gene encoding dihydropyrimidinase, which encodes MSLLIKNGEIITADSRYIADIYCEGDTVTRIDRNIEAPPGTEVIDATGKYIFPGFIDPHVHIYLPFMGTYAKDTYETASQAALLGGTTTLIEMACPARSDDTLEGFHTWLAQAEGRSACDFTFHMGVTKFEDQTEAQLREIVAAGISSFKIFLAYKGAFGIDDTELYRTLKLAAELGVIVTAHCENETLVTERCKELLAAGLTDPGQHHESRPPIVEAEGVHHLLTFAELTGAETYIVHLSCKEALANAIAARQRGVKVSVETLIQYLVLDKTYAELPDFEGAKYVMSPPLRDKTNQDILWNGLRDGLIQSVATDHAPFDFADQKHMGENDFTKIPNGIPSLEERIHLLYTHGVKSGRIDLHTMVAIASTNIAKLFGLFPRKGCIQPGADADLVIFDPNHSGTISAKTQHMNVDYSAFEGWPLHGRSDTVTVRGQVAVKNGKFVGNPTRGEFLKRPTRS
- the lysS gene encoding lysine--tRNA ligase, whose protein sequence is MEAPEQTESELLQNRREKLNALQAQGVNAFGGRYDITHQPGALRKDFAVELEVKVAGRMTARRIMGKAAFFDLSDFTGRIQVYVNKKEIGDEAFAQLTELLDIGDWVGVEGKTFFTKTEEPSVHASSLTVLGKSLRPLPDKWHGVTDREIKYRQRYLDLISNEKSRELFVTRSLMVAEIRRFLQERGFLEVETPMMQDVPGGAAARPFETDFHALNQKMYLRIAPELFLKRLLVGGFTKVFELNRNFRNEGLSRRHNPEFTMLEAYWAFSDFEQMADMVETLVCHLAEKFCGGLIIEHKDDEGEVTRTIDLTRPWKRAPFKDLVRGVAGDDWFDKTTEQKKLHAREIGVEVSEHMADHEVSQQVFEKLIEEKSFNPVFVTHVPKELVPLAKENAVDGTVVDVYELIINGQEISPGYSELNDPIVQRERLEHQAGEETQKLDEEFLLALDYGMPPAGGIGIGIDRLVMMLTGAESIRDVILFPQLKKK